The genomic interval AATATGGGGTCAAAAgccaaaataaatgattttagcccttataaaaagaaaactgaTTCTTGAATCCCTTTCACGCTCATGTCACGTCGAGGTACTGCAGAAGAAAAAACTGCAAAATCCGATCCAATTTATCGTAATCGATTAGTTAACATGTTGGTTAACCGTATTCTGAAACACGGAAAAAAATCATTGGCTTATCAAATTATCTATCGAGCCATGAAAAAGATTCAACAAAAGACAGAAGCAAATCCACTATCCGTTTTACGTCAAGCAATACGTGGAGTAACTCCCGATATAGCAGTAAAAGCAAGACGTGTAGGCGGATCGACTCATCAAGTTCCCATTGAAATAGGATCCACACAAGGAAAAGCACTTGCCATTCGTTGGTTATTAGGAGCATCCCGAAAACGTCCGGGTCGAAATATGGCTTTCAAATTAAGTTCCGAATTAGTGGATGCTGCCAAAGGGAGTGGCGATGCCATACGCAAAAAGGAAGAGACTCATAGAATGGCAGAGGCAAATAGAGCTTTTGCGCATTTTCGTTAATCCATGAACAGAGGATCTATATAGACACATAGATCCGTGGATCCATATATCTCGATCGGAAAAgaatcaatagaaaaagaaagaatcggAATTGATCGATCTAtttctcgaaacaaacaaaaaagaaacgaaagatgaAACATAAATCATGGATCAACTAAGCCCTCTCGGGGGCTTGCTTAAGAATAAGAAAGAGGAATCTCATGTAAATACCATGGAATAAGGTTTGATCCTATTCATGGGGATTCCATAAATATTccattccaaaaatagaaagttcgaaacaattggaatttttttggagattGGATGCGGTTACTAATTCATGATCTAGCATGTACAGAATGAAAACCTCATTCTCGATTCTacgagaatttttatgaaagcctttcatttgcttctcttcGATGGAAGTTTTATTTTCCCAGAATGTATCCTAATTTTTGGCCTAATTCTTCTTCTGATGATCgattcaacctcggatcaaaaAGATATACCTTGGTTATATTTCATCTCTTCAACAAGTTTAGTAATGAGCATAACGGCCCTATTGTTCCGATGGAGAGAAGAACCTATGATTATCTTTTCAGGAAATTTCCAAATGAACAATTTCAACgaaatctttcaatttcttattttactaTGTTCAACTCTATGTATTCCTCTATCCGTAGAGTACATTGAATGTACAGAAATGGCTATCACAGAGTTTCTCTTATTCGTATTAACAGCTACTCTAGGAGGAATGTTTTTATGCGGTGCTAACGATTTAATAACTATCTTTGTAGCTCCAGAATGTTTCAGTTTATGCTCCTACCTATTATCTGGATATACCAAGAAAGATGTACGGTCTAATGAGGCTACTATGAAATATTTACTCATGGGTGGGGCAAGCTCTTCTATTCTGGTTCATGGTTTCTCTTGGCTATATGGTTCATCCGGGGGAGAGATCGAGCTTCaagaaatagtgaatggtcttatCAATACACAAATGTATAACTCCCCAGGAATTTTAATTGCGCTTCTATTCATCACTGTAGGAATTGGGTTCAAGCTTTCCCTAGCCCCTTCTCATCAATGGACTCCTGACGTATACGAAGGAGTGCGGTTCGTTCGATAAATTCCTacctctctatctatctctgagatgtttggaattttcaaaactccATGGACATGCAGAAGAGAAATGCTATCCACACTCGGACCAAGACATAACTTTTACTTGTTCAAATAACAATTAAGGTAAAGCAGGGTCAGGAACAACGAATCTCTTTATGAGAAACAGATCCATTTTGCAAGTTCGTTATTACGGGTAGTTCCTACAAAGGATCGGACTAATGACGTATACAATACTTGAATTCTCGATGTAGATGCTACATAGTTGGTTCTCATCCTTCAGAGACTACGAGTGTAATAGGAGCATCCGTCGACAAAAGGATCACCCTAAGATGATCATCTCATGGCTATTGAGAACGAATCAAATCAGATGGTTCTATTTCTCAATCTTTCTGACTTGCTCCTACGGAACCAAGGtcgaaaagattgaaaaaaaatcagtcaTTCACAACCACTGATGAAGGATTCCTCGAAAAGTTAAGGATTAGTAATCCTTTTTAGAAATCGAATGGATTCGGTCTTATACATACGCGAGGAAGgtaatcaaaaaagaaagaagatgagttcttctttcttttatcacttAGGAGCCGTGCGAGATGAAAGTCTCATGCACGGTTTTGAATGAGAGAAAGAAGTGAGGAATCCTCTTTTCGACTCTGACTCTCCCACTCCAGTCgttgcttttctttctgttaCTTCGAAAGTAGCTGCTTCAGCTTCAGCCACTCGAATTTTCgatattcctttttatttctcatcaAACGAATGGCATCTTCTTCTGGAAATCCTAGCTATTCTTAGCATGATATTGGGGAATCTCATTGCTATTactcaaacaagcatgaaaCGTATGCTTGCATATTCTTCCATAGGTCAAATCGGATATGTAATTATTGGAATAATTGTTGGAGACTCAAATGGTGGATATGCGAGCATGATAACTTATATGCTGTTCTATATCTCCATGAATCTAGGAACTTTTGCTTGCATTGTATTATTTGGTCTACGTACCGGAACTGATAACATTCGAGATTATGCAGGATTATACACGAAAGATCCTTTTTTGGCTCTCTCTTTAGCCCTATGTCTCTTATCCCTAGGAGGTCTTCCTCCACTAGCAGGTTTTTTCGGAAAACTCCATTTATTCTGGTGTGGATGGCAGGCAGGCCTATACTTCTTGGTTTCAATAGGACTCCTTACGAGCGTTATTTCTATCTactattatctaaaaataatcaagttATTAATGACTGGACGAAACCAAGAAATAACACCTCACGTGCGAAATTATAGAAGATCCCctttaagatcaaacaattccatCGAATTGAGTATGATTGTATGTGTGATAGCATCTACTATACCAGGAATATCAATGAACCCGATTATTGCAATTGCTCAGGATACCCTTTTTTAGCTTCTAGAATCTATTTCTTAGCTCAAGATCCCTCTTACTAACTGGAATCAAAGAATTAGTAGATCTGTTCCGCCCAAAATGGGAATGGGCTAGGGTTATGAACTTATAATCTAGAATCTGATGATCGAGTCGATTCCATGATTATAAGTTCATTCCataccggaccggcccggaatAGGGTTATATACATTCTCATTATGAGAAGGGGTCATTCGAGCGTATCGAAATAGATACTATGTTTACATATGGATCCCTACGTCGTTTCATTCCATTTAGGATTAGGAATAGGCGTAATCGGACCCGCTTTTTAAATATCTCTCCTTATTTGGGACCCTATTCAACTCTTTTAGCTTCTATTGAATCGAGAAATGGGTTTGATTGTCCATCTTTTTGATTTGATATAATATTAATATATAAGGCATCCTCCGGATAATTCAAATCGAAGCAATTGGATGTACGACTTGGGCCTATATGACATGACCGATCAATAGAAATACTCCAACACTACACCTTTGTCATATATTCCATACATCACACTAGATAGATATCATATTCATGGAATACGATTCACTTTCAAGATGCCTTGGTGGTGAAATGGTAGACACGCGAGACTCAAAATCTCGTGCTAAAGAGCGTGGAGGTTCGAGTCCTCTTCAAGGCATAATATTGAGAATACTCATTGAATTGGAATAAGTTCGGCAGCGGATCACGAAATCTTGGCGATCTTCTCTATCTAATGAATGGAGAGTCCGCTTTGAAATCGTCCGCCCTGCACCCACCCTCCCAGTATATGCTTCAACAGGAATCACACAAGGGTAGATTGATACAATATAAACCTCTGGTAAAATGCCCGCCCGTAACGTAACCCAGCAGATAAAGTACATTCCATAGTCCGTTTTAGGGATTGGCGACTTACCCATTCAGTGACTTTGGCACTGGACGTTCCCAAAATGGGTACTATCGCATCGGGTGAATTCAATACTAGACGCCTGTTGGCATTCcagccttccttcttctttcagGGCCTATCCGAAAGAGAATACAGTACTTCTTGGTCGTGAATATCTGAATAGTACGAACCGTTCCGTGGATATCTTTGCTTCGGAACAAAACAATTAGAATTAGGCTCGGTCAACTGGAATGTGTATTATCCATATAGGGGATCTTCCAATCGAGACGATCCATCGACCTGATACGAAGAGAAAagtctatctattttatttagttattcaGTTAAACCAATGATTCGTTATTGGAGCAGATAGCAACAACCATTTCATCCGACATGCGTagttttgattttccaatggatTTACATCTTTCATTAATGGAAATTTTTGGATGTAGTGAGTAATAGCTCTGGTTATTCGCTGTTCAAAAATTCTTGTTTAGGCAGTTCATACCATCCATACATAGTGTTTTGATCTAAGATTTCAATTCTTCCGTGTTTCAGCAGTAGCATATTGTTCCGTGGAGCTAAGGTCCAAAATAGGGAAGAAAGAGGTGTTTCCACGACTCTACCACTCAGTCAATTCTGTTCCACTTAATCCCTATTTCATGGCCACATATTTTTCCGGCTAAGTAATGGGAAACCTTTCTACTGTTACATGAATCCGATTTTCATTTCATCCGGGAAAAGCCATCTTTTTCTCAACAATGTCTTTGTCATTTGATCCAATAGCCTTCCGTTAGATAGGAAcagatttgataaatactgaTAACTCTCGGATGGAGTATTAGAACGGAAAAATCCATTAGATAATGAACTATTGGTTCTAAGCCATCTCTGGCGATGAATCAACAATTCGAAGTGCTTTTCTTGCGTATTCTTGATAAACCAGCGTTTATATATAGATGTAGGGGGATCTGTTTGGGAAGTAAGAAGCCCCTTTGACATCTCTTCATCTACAAAGAATTCTCGATGTGAAAACACAGAGACAAAGGGCTGATCtttgaataggaaaaagagTGGATCTGCAGGGTCCCAAATAAATTGGCTTATTCGAAAAAAGCCTTGTTCTTTGGAAGATCTATCTCGTGTCTGGTACTGCATGGTTCCACTCTGCAAGAACTCCGAATCATTCTCTTGAAGCTCCTCCTTTTCATCATAAATAATCCGCTTGCCCCGAAATGACCTGGCCCAATAGGGAAATCCCAATGAATTGGGCCTTTCGATACAATCAAATAGAAAGCCCCAAGGGCGCCATATTCTAGGAGCCCAAACTATGTGATTGAATAAGTCCTCCTCTATCTGTTGCGGGTCGAggactccttctccttccccttcttcaaactccgaTTCGTATTTTTCATAGAGAAATCTCTGATCAACGATAGAACAAGATCCATTTTGCATCATATCTAAGGGATTCCTTGGTTTGGGCCGAAGAAGCAATGTCACTCGATCATTATCAAACTGACTGTAATCTTTTTCTGTCCGCGAGGATCCCACCAGAGCGCCTTCTACTTCTAATAGGCCATGAACTAGATCAGAATCATTCTCAACGAGTCCATAAGAAgtgatctcatttttttcatcggGTCCGGGTAGAGACCAAAGGTCTTGAGCGATCGATCCGGCAGAACAACTCAAAAGATAAAGAAGTATCGTTAATTTCTTCATGCTCGTTCCAAGTTCGAAGTACCATTTGTACAAATAAGAATCCCCTTCGTTACATGATTTCTTCTTCATATAGATAGATATAGGATCTATGGGGCAATTACTTAGAAGTACATTTTGTGCAACAGCCCTTCCTATCTGATAGAAAAGGATCCCATGATCCTGAACCGATCTTACCTGGGATCGCAAATCCCAAGTTTGTCTATGAAGAGCAGATCTAATTGTATTAGTGTCTAGAATTGATTTCTTCTGTGTAATACTAATCGATAGGGCCTCATTGGTAAGTGCTACAAGATCTCGTACATTGGAACCCATGGTTATGGACCCGAATCCATTAGTAtggaacattttcttttccaagtgaAATCCCCTAGTATATGAAAGGGTGAAAAAGTGCTTTCGTTGTTGTGGAATAAGAAGCCTTCGTATCTTAATGCATGTATTTAATTTATTCGGAGCTATTAGAGCGGGATCCACTTTTTGGGGAATATGAGTCGAAGCAATAACAAGAATATTTGGAGTGGAACATCTTTCACAATCCCTGGAGAGATAGTTCACTAATAGACCGAGGGATAAGTAATTCGACTCATTCACATCCAGATCATGAATGTTTGGAATCCATATTATGCAAGGAGACATTGCTTTTGCTAATTCGAATTGAAGGGTAATATAAAATCGGTCTATTTCCGGCATCATATCCATAGTTAGCGCATTCATCCTAGTTAGAAGCTCCAGCTCCGTATCAAGGTCACGATCAATATCGTCACTATCCTCAATATCGTCACTATCCTCAATATCGTCACTATCCTCAATATCGATATCATCAATAAGAAAACCTTTAGGCTTGTTATCCAGGAACTTGTTCAGAAATACTGTAATGAAAGGAACATAGGAGTTTGTCGCTAGGTATTTGACCAAATAGGATCGTCCAGTTCCTATAGAACCTATCACTAAAATACCCCTAGAGGGGGATAGGGCTAAGCGGAGCGAAAAGGGTTTTCCATGAGATGTGAAATGAAAACTATTAGCCCCACACGAGGTTTGTGAATAAGTGATTGTCTGATAATGAGCAAGGAATATCCGTCTTTCTGCTAAACAGAATGTATTGAACTCATAATTCATTAGATACTTTTTATGAATGTCAACTAAGTATCGTAAGTAAATTGCTCCCGGTTGTTCAATCATTTGATAACCAGAGTCATTCTTTGATAAATGATCACTATGAGTCAAACTCAATAGAATTTGATCAATCCTTTTTTCTGTCGTTAAGGTGGAAAACTGAACCAagaattctctttctttatcatcAATCGAATCACTGTTCGCGACCCAGGATTCGATTTTATCATCAATCCAATCACCGttcacattttttctttttcttatcaatGAATAGATCTCTTTGCTTGTATGACTTAGATGTCTCGTCTttttcgaaaaagtgattcgatGGATGGGATTTGGTATGATACTTATGAGATCGATGAGAttgatattcaaatatttcttcTTAGAACGTATTGATTTGACCCCATAAGCGGGACCACCACCCCATAGCATGTTGCCGCCAGAAGCAGAACCCCGTATTTCTTCTAGAGAATCTCTTAATTTTTCCAGAGCAACTAGAAAGAGATTCTTTAACCAGAAAGAATTCAGTTC from Rhodamnia argentea isolate NSW1041297 unplaced genomic scaffold, ASM2092103v1 Rarg_v2.48, whole genome shotgun sequence carries:
- the LOC125313480 gene encoding NAD(P)H-quinone oxidoreductase subunit 2 A, chloroplastic-like, which encodes MDSVLYIREEEKEVRNPLFDSDSPTPVVAFLSVTSKVAASASATRIFDIPFYFSSNEWHLLLEILAILSMILGNLIAITQTSMKRMLAYSSIGQIGYVIIGIIVGDSNGGYASMITYMLFYISMNLGTFACIVLFGLRTGTDNIRDYAGLYTKDPFLALSLALCLLSLGGLPPLAGFFGKLHLFWCGWQAGLYFLVSIGLLTSVISIYYYLKIIKLLMTGRNQEITPHVRNYRRSPLRSNNSIELSMIVCVIASTIPGISMNPIIAIAQDTLF